In Anomalospiza imberbis isolate Cuckoo-Finch-1a 21T00152 chromosome 10, ASM3175350v1, whole genome shotgun sequence, the DNA window acagccagagctggaagCCAGCTCCTGACTTGCGCCTGCAGGAGGGAAAGCGGCCtgaagcaggagctgtgctggctgggccaagtgccatccctgcccacagGGACCTGAGGGCTTCCTGCTCCTCTTAGTGCCTGTtagtgctgcaggaagggagcaGCCACCCCATacaggtgtccccaaagcctGAGGGAACCAGGCAGCTCATGTGTGGTTCAGGGCTGTAAAAGTGGCAGTGGTGCAAAAAGAAGGTCCAGATTTGCTCTTGGGCTACAGAGTCTTAGGGACTTGCTTGTTGATAAAGGTGTACAGCAAAAGAACATGTGCAGCGAGGGCATGAGGTTGTGACTTAGTGTGTGGGCCAAGAGTGTATGGGAAGGATGGGGAGAGGAGTATTTCCTATGTGTGCACatggtgtggcagcagctcccagtaaAAGCACTGGCTCCATCCCCACACCAGTGCTGGCCCTGAGAAAACTCAGTGCTGGAGTCCCTTGTTGGGATGGACAGACCCCTGCACCCATTGCATGACTGTGTCCTGCAGCTCTTTAAAGCCACCTTGTGCCAACAGCCAAGCCACCACACTATTTCACCCTCTTTATAGATGGCCACTGCTACATTGAAGACCTTTCTGAGTCCCCGGGCAGATTTTCTGCAGGCACTTCCTCATTATCAAAGTGCACCTCAGCTGTACTGGAGTACTTGAtcctcatttcttctttggaGGGCTGCCAGGCTAAGTACCTGCACAAGCTTCCCACAGAGGGGGAAGCTGTACAGCCATACTCCAGACACCCACTGGATGTCTCCAGCGGGACACAGGGACTGACACATCCCTCCCTGCAGTAAGTGATGGAGCCATGAGCCTTACCAGGGTGCATTCCCTCTCCCAACAGCTCCCTCCTTGGTCATGCTTCTTGGAGCAATTGTTGCCTCTCATTAGAGCTGGAAAGGGAAGGTGCTTTGCTGTGCTCTGTATGCTTCAACACCTCTGAGCAAGTAGAAACCAGGAAGGAGACACCAGGACAGCCTGCTGACTGATTGTTATAGTAACCCTGGTTAAAGTCTGACCAGGAAAATGACTTCTCCTACAGCACTTGACCCCACAAGGTGATAAGTACCACCCACACCCCTGGGAGCGCAATTGCTGTGGTGTGCAGAAATAGCCCATGCAGAGTTTTCCCCCAAGCTGCTGTTCAAGGTCCCTGGCCAAGGTGCCTGCGGGGTGATGGTTAACCTTGGTGCGTGTTTAAGAGCAGCACAATGGTGTTAATGCCTGCCCTCAACCCTGGCAccttcctccctgcagctctaACAATTCAGAGGACTTTAAAAGCCACTTGTAGCAGCCTTCACGCAGAAGACTGGAGTCACCCCATTTATTATTCCACCACAAAAAGTAATTCAGACTATGGGAAGGGGGATAATACCTATTCTGGCATCAGTTATAACAATAACTGCAGCATGGGCAAGGTGGTGGCAGAGGTAGTTGGGGAAGTAAGGGAGCTTGGTGCAGGTAGAGTGATTTATTCAGGGCATTTAGTGAACCTGTAGCAATGCCAGGGCCAGAAGTGCTTCATCTCAGTCCCAGGCAGAAGTCTTTCCACTAAACCATTAAAACAGACCAGCTCTTACCTGGTTCCTCTGCTGAACGCTCTTTTTACAACCAAAGTAagaattcttttgtttttcctgttttgacTTCTATTTATGTCTTGGCAAGCACAGTGAAGGAAGATCTCAGGTGACCAGATCTGTTCCATCTGTGTGGTAGAGCTGGAAACAACTGGGAAacaccactgcccttctcaaCATCATCTGCTAGGTCCTGCACAAGAAAGAGTTTTCATACCAGGGGCCATGCTCAGGGGGATGGACAACCTTGTGCCATGCTGACTGTAGAATATCCCCCTGGCCATACATATGGGGGTAAAACACAATCAGCTTCTCTGTAAGGGCAGAGGAAAGCAATATTGCACACCCACACCAAgggcatgggcagggacccccTCTGTCACTGCTCTGTTGGCAAAAAGTGCTGTGAGACAAAGCACCCTCGGGGAACCAGATTAAGctgccctgcaggcagcaccagctGAATGATGCTGCCAGCCATCCTGCCAAGGGCTCTGGAGAGCTCTTCCCTTCAAGACACCACAGGAGAAGGCACTGGATGACGCAGGAGACCTGCACACACAGCTACTTTGTGCCTTCTGATAAGCTGCTGTCAGGGCTGAGGTAAAATTTATCAGTGTTTTGAGGTGAAAACACAGGTCTACTGTTGCCTCAAAGAGCACCAGGGGAGAGAATGATAGGGCTGTATCAGTAACATCCCTGTGGCCCTTCCAACACTGCAGAGAAGGAATTAACTGCATCTGGCTCCAGGCCAGGCCCTGGAGGTGGAGCTGGCTCTGTTACAAATTCTCTATTTGTAACATCTCTCCAATCCCCAGAGCTCAGGCTGCTGGCTGAGAAACCTGCTGGTAttagtttgggtttgtttaTAAGACTTTTTTCAGTATTGTGGTTACACAAGAAGGTGTAAACTTGTGTTTCAAAACCCCAGCCAGAAGCACAGGTGCTGCTGTTGCTATTTACACAGCATCAGCATGTTTAAGGGGAAGTCTTTAAGCTAGGAAGATGAACCCATCCTGGGTTTGTGAGGTTTTCAAGTTTCCAGAAGGCTGAGCAAGCCTCCCGTGTGCAGGTGCGCTGGGTGGCAGTGTTGCAGAGCTGGGTGCTGCAGAAACCCCAAAGCCTGCAAAAGTCCCACGCCCAGGCACTGCCCCGGCCactggcagagggcagagcCTGCACCTCCCTGTGCAAGGCAGGACCTCAGCAGCCCTTCTCACCGCTTTTGGCTGTTGTGAAGAGCTTTAGCACAGCTTCCTAATCTCCGCTTGACATGTTTGTCCAGCTGATAGTCCTgatgggttggttttttttgttttttttttgttttttttttttgtttttttttttttttttttgttttttttgggttttttttggcaagGAAGAGGAGAAGCCCTGGGGGAAGCAGTCTTCCTGGGAGACAGAGTGACCCCACAAGGAGACTTTTTGGAGCAGGGGAGAGGCCATCAGAAGCAGAAGTAAGACCCTGACCTGGGGCAGAGGAGAGCTGTGCTGAATAATCTCCCATCCTGGTTTCAGGGCACTGCTGTGTGTGAAAGCACTGCCATCACCAGCCTTCTTTTCCCAAGAACATTTCTGGCAGTGGGCAGTTTCTCAGCTACAAGTTCAAAGCCAGATGTGCAAGAAGTGCTTCTCAAATTCTAAACTTTCCCCTAACACTTATCAACTCCATCCCAACTGTTAACTAGCAGACAATGCCAATTCACAAGTCAGTCATAGGCATCATCtgtccagaaacaggaatatCCATAATCTTGTGCTCAAGGAGAGCAGTCACTTTGATAACATTATGGCATCCCTCGTGCTGTGGTTTTTCACTAGTGTTCTGTAACCAGACACCACCAACTATTGTAAATGTAGGTGAACCTGGTGGGAAGAAATTATGtttgactccagttcagaaggttgaatgatttctttattataactatactataatacattaatatactatttaaaggaagatactagaactacatacctactttttctaactaccatatctaactaactcacaactcgtgaccctctctcgagagtccagacacaggtggattggattggccatcagactcaaacaatcctcaccagaatccaatcaagcaacCACCCCAGGTAAagaattctccaaacacattccacatgggaaaaacaaggaacagaaataaaaattgttttccctttcttccctctgtgttcctctatgaaaaaatcttGAGAGAGACAAGAATGTGCCTGCTACACCTACAGGTGCTACTACTTGGGAGGAAGTGGCACACAGAAATACCATTATGATTAACATTATCTAGGAGTAATCACATCCCGCTGCCCACATATTTGTCCCAATGCTGGGTCTTGCCCATCAGCATGTCAAGAGTAGTTCCCAGGAGCACCACACAGCTGGCACTTGGTACAGCAGCCTCCTGGCCAGCTTCATGGCTGCTTGAGATCTGCAGCCACATCAGAACAGCAAACCTAAGTCATTGACCACCCTTGACAGTGGTAAGGACTTGTGATGCCCAGAAGTTTAGATTCCCATCCTCTGTGTAGCTCCTTGAAGAGGTGAACACAGGACTGTCAGTGAAGGATCTCCATAGGAACTTGCTGCATCTTGCCTCTGCCTCAAATGAACCACTTCTTCTGCAGCTCTTGCCTTCAGAAGAGACATTTGGCTTCTCTTGGCTTTTAGAGAGGATCTTTATTGCCTCCACCCACAATAAACTCTTTGCCATTGCTGCTAGTGGAAGTTTCATATTGGCGCTAAATCAGGAACCACAGACGCCTTTTGATCTGCAACACACACTGAGACTTGACACTGGTTTAGGGCTTGGGTTTTGGTCAAAGAATCACACAAAGAATCTGAAGTGATCTGGAGACTCTAAACTTGCAGTGACTGCTTGGGAAACCCCAGGAGGCTCCTTGCTGTGTTAAGGTGAACCACAGCaaacatggcatgcagaggacTGACCACCTCTTGGTTCCTAGTGCCATCACAGAGAACCTGTTGATCTGAAGGGAAAACCAGGATTACTTCACAAAGGCTAAGGGGTGCACTGAGGAGATGGACCATCACTGCCTTCCAAAGCATTGTGAGAAACATGCAGAAAAACATAGCACAGTGCCACAGCCTCAGAAGCTGGCgcttgaaaaaaaaagccatggcAAGCTTTGGCGGCGTAATTCCTTGTAGGGTTCCACAGCAGCTATGAGGGTGGACTTCCATGGGATTTCACTGATCTTCTCTCTTTTGTCCTCTGGCTTTGAAGGTCACTGTCAACTGGAATTGagttttcttccctctgttAGTCACTAGCATAACAAAAATCTGCCCTCAATGCCATATTAGTGTAACTCTGTGGCGTGAAACATGTACTCTTCTCTCGCCCCCAGACACCCAGAGCTCCCCTCCCAGGCAGAAACCAGTTCAGTCACTAACAGCCCTCCTAAGCACTTCTCAGGGGGCAGAGGAGGGGACTGGGGTTCACATGTTGTGAAATCCTAACCCTGGCTCAACCACGAGGTCCTTGcatggcctgggacacttcttGGCTTGCCAGTCTCTGTTCTGTCCATGAGAGGAGCTAATCCTTATTACCAGGCAGCTGGAGCCCTTGGATTAGTTACATGAAGAGTGCTGAGGCAATGAATAATGCACAGCACTGCTCTAAACTATCTCCTTCGAGGGAAACCACACAAAATACAAACAGTGACGGTGCCTGTGTTTGCAGAGAGGCCTCTCTAACTGCCTTCTGCTGAGGAAATGGGCCGTGCTGCCCATTCTGCTCCAGGCAGTTCTCACTGAGCCTCCACAGTCCCACTACCTGCTGAAACATCATTAATTGTTATTATTAAACCAGCTCCTTAATTACTGAACCTAATTAAATCCCAACCTCAGATTCAAAAGAGGTGggaaaacaaatgtaaaaatgAGCACTGGAGCCAGAGATATATGCTTTAAAAATCTtacagtttatttttctctatgtGCAAATCAGAGCTACTTAACATTAATCACTTTTCACAGTGCAGGGGGTAGAAGTGATTACTATTTAAGCTGCAGTTCAGTGGGATCCTTCCAGGTCCTGAATCCCAGGAAATCTCCATGTGCAGATTATCTGGAAAAGACACAAACTGCACAGCAGTATTTCTAGCAGTTGTTACTTGTAAGACAAGCTGCCTTGACAGCATCTCCAAGGGAAACCTGCTTTCCTCCTGAAGGCATCACAGCATTCATGGCTGCATGGAGACTCCAAGAATTTGCCGACAGTGGCATACAAAAAGTTTAAGGCACAGTTTCCAAGTCAGAGCTAGCAGAGACAGATGAAGAAAGAACAATCAATAAGCTCTTTTCACAGCCACTTAATCTCTCATAAGGCAAAGGAGTGGAAGGAAAAGCTGGTCCCTAAGAGTAAGAGGCTCAGGTCCCAGCGtggccagcagcacctgcagcttgCTGCCTACTCCACCAGTGGTCACCACTGGAACACAGGGAATGGGGCATGGCAGGCAGCCATGCACTTGGAAAACATTATCAAAATCCTGCATACGGCCAACAGAGCCTTCGGGATATTGGGCAAGATATATCATATCAGTTATCAAGAGGTAGATTGAGAAGATGATTGTGTGACATGGAGATTTAATTGTGCAATattaaaaataggaaatgtGTCCCTTAAAGCATCCTTCCAGAGCTCATAGTCAGGCCACACTAGCTGCACAGTGCCCCATCACTGTCCAAATGCAGAggataaatgaaaaaaactgaTTTGGAAAAGCCAGCAGCATCTCCCTCACCAGCCAGGGGATGGCTGGACAATGTCTGCATCACAGTTGAGTAGTTCAGGCACATAAGGGCTGAGAAGCCAAATTTGTTTGCTACATCAGCTTAAACCCTGTCCCacaaaattcagcagcagcaggtggagAGAGGCTGCTGAGAGATGGCTCAGACCTCACTATTAGTAGGGCTTTTCACTGCCCATCATGTGCCCAGTCTGGCACCTCCTGGCCACAGTGCTGGGAGGGAAGAATCCTTCTTTGCAGCTAAGTAATGAGGCTGTTTAGAGGCAGTGTTGCTGTTTCCCTGGAAAGAGCAGACagtcacagcacagcagagcttcTTGGCAGTATCAGGAAAACAATGGAAGGCTGTGACTGATCCATTTTCAACCAAATGGAAAACTCTGCTTTTGTTTCCCATTTTAGTTTCTCCCTTCAAGCCATCTCATAGCAACAGCTTTGCTCTGCTATTAGCAGTTTGTCCTTGTAAGAAAAAGCAAGAGCCCATTAATAAGCCAAATTTATCTGCTGACCTAATTACACTAGCCACATATTTGACATATTATATTTAccttcctctgcttcctccatagtttaaaaggaaaacaccTTTCAACTTTAATCAGCACAGCAAGAaatacaaacaacaaaaatgagggaaaaaaaaagaaccaaaaaaccATGCTGTTCTAGCATTCCACAACACACGACTTGAAGTCATAACTCAAAGTGGAAGCATATGCATCTCCAGGGGAGACAGCAGCAAGGAGTGCAGAGGTCAGCCCTAGCCTGTGTGTGAGTAGGAGCCCTGGAGGGATGCCTGAAGGATGCCTGCTTACAGGGTGGCTCCAGGGATGTAAAGCCAGTCGGCAATGGCTGTGGGCAGGTGGGTCATGACCTGCAGCCTCACCCACCAGTAGGTCTCCATGGGGTTGTAGCGGTTCTTCGGGCACGGGGACGTGAGCGCTTCAGTGATGTCATTCAAGACCAGAGACATGTCCTTCAGGCCACTGTTCACGAAGGACTTCATCATGGCCACGTGCTGAGTGAAGTACTCGCTGCCATAGTCCTGCCGCACCGTGTCGGTGGCCCCTCTCCACAGAGCCTCGGCCTGCCTGTCGATGCCGGCTGCCGTCAGGATGCCGGTGGCTGCCACGAAGTTACTGGGCTCGATGAGGATGACGCGGACCCCCCAGCGGTACATCTCCTGCCTCAGGCAATCGGAGAACGCTGCCACCCCAAACTTGGAAATGCAGTAGCAGGAGCGAGATGGACTCACCATGCGTCCCAACATGCTCGTGATGTTCACCACACGGCCTAGAGAGAAAAGATCAGGGAGAGAGGATGAGCcgcagaagcagcagccagaacAC includes these proteins:
- the LOC137479980 gene encoding D-beta-hydroxybutyrate dehydrogenase, mitochondrial-like isoform X2, which codes for MRSAAGLLLALGAAGVLLLHLLLLLPRRARRALPDENGDGARELRNMKSDRMKVLQMDVCSDQEVAQAVDFVKRTLKETEEGLWGLVNNAGISTFGEVEFASLDNYKNVAEVNLWGTVRVTKAFLPLIRRAKGRVVNITSMLGRMVSPSRSCYCISKFGVAAFSDCLRQEMYRWGVRVILIEPSNFVAATGILTAAGIDRQAEALWRGATDTVRQDYGSEYFTQHVAMMKSFVNSGLKDMSLVLNDITEALTSPCPKNRYNPMETYWWVRLQVMTHLPTAIADWLYIPGATL